From the Lactobacillus johnsonii genome, the window TACTCCTGGTTGAAGTCTAAGTTTACCTTCATCAGTCCATTTCCAGACTAAGTCATCAGTTCTTTTAATAAATTTATCTCGATCGGCTTCAGTCTTGAAATGTTTATGATAAAAATCTTCCATTTCCTTAACTGAAGAACCAACTAGTTTCAGATAACTATCATCAGGAATATCTAAATTTGCTTCTTTAGCAGCTACGATATTAGCATCCCAATACAACTTTTCGGAATTAACTAATAATCCATCCATATCAAAAATTATACCTTCAATAGGATCAGCAATATCTTCAACTTTCATCTTTACCTCTTTTGCAGTAATTTAAAACTGCACCAACTAAATAAAAAGATCCTGTCACTAATAGCATATCATCTGCCTGCAATTTATTCTTCAAGCTTGTATAAGCTTCTTCAAAATTTTCTTTATATTCAAATTCTTTTTGTGCCTCTTTTGGAAAATCTTCTAATCTAGCAGCTCTAGGATAATCAATTCGGGTTAAAGTGACTTTTTCATCCTTAAATAATTTTGTGACTGGCCCCAGGTCTTTATCTTTCATCATTCCAAGTAACACATAGATTTGTCCTTTTTTCTTCTTTCGAACTAAGTTTAAAAGATTCTCCATCGCTTGTAAATTATGTGCCCCATCGACAATGATTTCAGGACTAGTTTGAATCACATCATATCTACCAGGAATACGGGTTTCATTAATTGCTTCTTCAATCTTTTTTCTATCTAAATCAAGTTGCAACAATTGAATCGCTTGAACTGCTATCCCGATATCATAAGCTTCTACCAAAGGCCGTAATGCAAAATTATAGATATTCTTTGAATCTTGATATTTAATCACATCGGGCATTATTTTTATTTGAAAATCTCTTCCTAATAAAAATGATTTTGAATTTTCACTTTGCGCCTTATTAAGTAAAATCTCTAGTACATCTTGAGGAACATTTCCTAAGACAACAGGTCTATCAGATTTTATTATGCCACTTTTTTCTTTAGCAATATCTTTTAAAGTTGGTCCTATTATTTTTTCATGATCTAATCCAATTGTTGTAATAACACTTACTTCAGGAATAATTACATTTGTCTTGTCATGCTCTCCTCCAATCCCCACTTCAATAACTGCATAGTCACAGTTTTCTTGAGCAAAAAATTGAAAGGCTAAAGCTACTTCATATTCAAATGTTACTAAAGAAAAATCAGGATCATCTTTTTTTAGTATCTCTATTGCCATCTCAATTTCATTAGCTGTTTTAATGAGATCATTATTGCTTATATTTTTACCATTTAATTGAATTCTTTCATTAAATTCATATATATAAGGAGACACAAAAAGGCCAGTCTTTTGACCGGCCTTTTGCAATAGATTACTCAAATAATAGGATGTCGACCCTTTACCATTTGTTCCGGTAACATGAATTGTCTTAACACTATCTTGAGGATTATTTAACTGTTTCAAAATCCTTCGGATATAACTCAGATCATTTTTAGGATGAAGTTTGGGTAAAGAATATATTCTCTTAATTACCTGGTCAACATTAGTAAATTTCACTTCTATTTACTTTCCTTTAATTCTTTCATTCTTTCACGAACACCAGCAAGTTGACTTTCGTAGTCAGCCTTCTTTTCTTTTTCTTTATTTATAACTGCTTCAGGAGCATGGGCTACAAATCCTTGATTTGAAAGTTTCTTTTCAGCTCTTTCAACTTCAGCTTCAAGACGTTTTTCTTCCTTTTCCATCTTAGCGAGTTCTTCATCTACATTAACTAATTCAGTTAATGGAACAAAGATTTGAGCTCCTGGAATTACGGCAGTTTTAGCAAGTTTTGGTGCTTCAATATCAGCTGCAACGGATAAAGCTTTTGGATGAAGGAAGTTTTCTACATATTCAGCATTATTATCCAAAACAGCTTTATTATTATCATCATCAATTTGAATCATGATATCAATTGGGGATGACATAGGTGCGTTAACTTCCATACGGATATTTCTAACAGCCTTGATTACTTCAATTAAGAAGGCCATCTGACTGTCAGCTTCTTTGTTTTCAAATTCCTTATGAGTTTCTGGATATTTAGCTACCATAATACTCTTGCCATCGTGAGGCATTGAAAGCCATAGCTTTTCAGTTACAAATGGCATGATTGGGTGAAGTAAACGTAAGATTTGATCAAGAATCCAGATTAAGTTTTCTTGTTTTCTAGTCTTTAATTCTTCATCATTACCGTTTAATGCAACCTTAGAAATTTCAATGTACCAATCACAGAAGTCATTCCAGATAAAGTTGTAAAGTTCACGACCAGCTTCACCAAATTGATATTCATCAAATAATCTAGTTACTTCACTAACAGTGTGATTCAAACGGTCAAAAATCCAGCTATCTGCCAAATCAAACTTAGAAGTATCTGGCATATGCGCAGGCTTAGCATCTTCTGGCAAGTTCATAATTACGAAACGGCTTGCGTTCCAAATCTTGTTGATAAAGTTCCAGGCTGCACCCATCTTCTTAGGATCATAACGAGTATCTTGACCAGGAGCTGTACCGTTAAGTAAGAACCAACGAAGAGCGTCAGCACCATATTCATCAACAACATCCATTGGGTCAACACCGTTACCCAAAGACTTACTCATCTTACGTCCTTGTGGGTCACGAATTAAACCATGCAAAACAACATCATCAAATGGACGCTTGCCAGTGAAGTGTAAACTTTGGAAGATCATTCTTGATACCCAGAAGAAGATGATGTCATAACCAGTAACTAAAGTATTAGTTGGGAAGTAACGCTTGAAGTCTTCTGAATTTTCATCAGGCCAGCCTAAAGTAGAAAATGGCCATAATGCACTTGAGAACCAAGTATCAAGTACATCTGGATCTTGCTCCCAGTTTTCACTATCTTTAGGAGCTTCAAGACCTACGTAAGTTTCACCAGTCTTCTTATTGTACCAAGCTGGAATTCTGTGGCCCCACCATAATTGACGAGAAATTACCCAGTCATGAACATCGCTCATCCATTGTTCCAGAGTATGTTCAAATCTTTCAGGAACAAAGTTTACCTTGTCATCAGTCTTTTGGTTTTCCAAAACTTTTTCAGCCAATGGCTTCATCTTAACGAACCATTGTTTAGAAAGTCTTGGTTCTACTTGAACACCAGAACGCTCTGAGTGACCAACTGAGTGAACAATTGGTTCAACCTTGATTAAGAAGCCTTCTTCTTTAAGATCCTTAACTAGTGCATCCCGTGCTTCGAAACGATCCATACCAGCATACTTGCCAGCTTCTTCGTTCATCGTTCCGTTATCGTTCATAACATTGATTCTTTCTAAGTTATGACGATTACCTACTTGGAAGTCGTTAGGATCATGAGCTGGAGTGATCTTAACAAGACCGGTACCAAATTCTGGATCAACGTGTTGGTCTTCAATAATTGGGATGTGGCGTCCAACAAGTGGTAATACTAATTCCTTACCAACAATATCTTTGTAACGTTCATCCCCTGGTGCAACAGCTACTGCAGTATCACCAAACATAGTTTCAGGACGAGTAGTTGCAATTTCAACAAATCCAGAACCATCTGCAAATGGATACTTAATGTGGTAAAATGCGCCCTTATCATCTTTGTGAATAACTTCGATATCACTAAGAGCTGTTTCCAATTTTGGATCCCAATTAATGATGTATTCACCACGGTAAATGAGTCCTTCATTATAAAGTTGAACGAAAACTTTTCTAACAGCTTTTGAAAGACCTTTATCAAGGGTAAATCTTTCACGAGAATAATCTAGTGAAAGACCCATCTTTGCCCATTGGCTCTTGATAATTGATGCATACTCATCTTTCCAGTCCCAAACTTGCTTAACAAAAGCTTCACGTCCCATTTCGTGACGATCTTTTCCTTGTGTACGAAGTTTAGCTTCAACTTTAGCTTGAGTTGCAATACCAGCATGATCCATACCAGGAAGGTATAAGGTATCATAGCCCTGCATACGCTTAAAACGAATTAATGTATCTTGAATTGCTGTATCCCATGCATGTCCCAAGTGCAACTTACCAGTTACATTTGGTGGTGGGATAACGATTGAATAAGGATGAGCTTTTTTATCGCCAGATGGCTTAAAAAGGTCTTCATCAAGCCATTCCTGGTATCTTCCTTTTTCAACTTCATTAGGATTATATTTAGGTGCTAAATCTGCCATTTAAATTCCTCCAATAAAAAAGTCCTAGACAAATATTTGTCTAGGACGAAATTTTTCCGCGGTACCACCTACGATTAGGTATAGAAGCTATACCTCTCTTATAAGCGATAACGGCGCTGAAGTGTCCGGATTAACCTACTAAAAAATTCAATTAATCAGCTAATCAAGCTACTAGTAATATTCTTTAAGTCTCTCAGCATATTGACTTTTCTCTGTAATGCGAAATTACTCCTCTTGATTCTTGCTTTGTTTATGATTATAGCATGAAAGAAAATAAGAAGAAAGCTAAGAATTAATCTCTATTTTCTCTAATCACTTTCACTATTTGAATTAAGATAGTTGGAATAATTGCCAAAATTACAATTAACCATACTTCTTGAGCAGTTAATGGTTGAACTGCAAATAGTCCATGTAATGCTGGTACAAAAAGAATTAAGGCTAAAAGTACGGTACCTAATGCAAAGGCTGCCAAACTGTACCAATTATTTTTAAATCCAATCTTAAAAATACTGTGTTGTGAACGGCAATTGAACCCATGTAGTAAACGTGCAAACGTTAAAGTTGAAAAGGCCATAGTACATGCAATTGCTGGTGTATCTCTTAAGCCAAGTAAGAAAGCAGCAATAACACTTAGTGAAATTAAAAAACCTTGAATACTAATTTGTGTAACGAATTTTTTATCTAACAAACTAGCTTTAGGATCACGTGGTTTACGTTTTAAAATATCAGGATTTCCTGGCTCCATCCCAATAGCTAAAGCTGGAAGAGAGTCAGTAACTAAGTTAATGAATAAAAGTTGAACTGCAACAAATGGAACTGGCAATGCAGCGATTGAAGCAAATAAAACAGTAATGATAGCTGATAAGTTACCCGATAATAAATATCCAATCGCATTACGGATATTTTCATAAACTGTTCTACCATTTGCAACAGCTTTAATAATTGTCGCAAAGTTGTCATCAGTCAAGATCATACTTGCAGCATCTTTTGATACTTCAGTACCAGTAATACCCATTGCAACACCAACGTCTGCCTTCTTTAATGCAGGTGCATCGTTAACTCCGTCACCTGTCATTGATACAATATGATTCTTTCTTTGCCAGGCATTAACAATTCTAATTTTGTTTTCTGGTGAAACTCGAGCATAAACTGCTACTTTTTCAATTTGTTGGTCTAATTCTTTATCACTTAATGCATCTAACTCTAAACCTGTTAATGCAAGATCACCATCAGTGAAAACACCAATCTTTTTCGCAATTGCTACTGCAGTTACTTTGTGGTCACCAGTGATCATCACAGTTCTAATCCCGGCTTCTTTAGCACGTGCAACAGCTGCAACACTTTCTTTTCTAGGTGGATCCATTTCGGAAACTAAACCAATGAAAGTTAAGTCTTTTTCACTATCAGTAGATAACTCTTCATCACTTTCCTTATAGGCAAATGCCAACACTCTTAGTCCATTTTCTGAAAAGTGATTATTTTGAGCCAAAATATCTTTTCGATCTTGTTCAGTCATTGGGCGGACATCATCACCAAAACGAATATTCACACAACGTTTAAGTAAAACATCGATTGCTCCTTTTACAAAAATTGTAGGAACAGTGTGAATTAAGTGCTTAGTACTCATTAATTTTCTATCAGAGTCAAAAGGCACTTCCTCTAAACGATCTAAATGTTCTCTTAACTCACTTTCAGATAAGCCTAATTTTCCGTCACCAAGATCAATTCCTGGAACTTTACGGTACATTTCTAATAAGGCTGATTCTGTTGGATCACCAATTTTTTTACCATCAGATAAACTTGCATCATTGTTTAAAACTACATCATATAGTAAATACCGATGCAACTGATTACTTAAGTTCAACTCTTCCGGCTTAAGAACTTTACCGCCAATATAAATGTCTTCAACAGTCATCTTATTTTGCGTTAAAGTTCCAGTTTTATCAGAACAAATTACTGAAACTGACCCTAATGATTCAACCGCAGCTAAATTTTTGATAATTGCATGTTCTTTAGCCATTTTTTGAGTTCCCATAGCCTGCACAATAGTTACAATTGAGCTTAAAGCTTCAGGAATAGCTGCTACGGCTAATGCTACTGCAAATAGTAGTGCATCTAGTAAAGGTTGACCACGCCACATTTGCAATCCTAAGATCAAGGCACAGAAAATCAAAATTG encodes:
- a CDS encoding cation-translocating P-type ATPase, with product MKAYYRESKEEVLKQLGANEQQGLTSKAAQEKLAQVGPNALVEGKKKSVVEVFLEQFKDLMVIILIVAAVISAFTGNLESTAVIIVVLILNAILGTVQHVKAEKSLEALKSLSAPAAKVLRDGKKQEIAAKDVVPGDILLLEAGDLVTADGRILDNFSLQVNESSLTGESTNIDKLDTTFEKEVPLADRVNMVYSSSLVTYGRANVLVTATGMDTEIGKIATLMNETKERRTPLQVSLDQFSSRLATAILIFCALILGLQMWRGQPLLDALLFAVALAVAAIPEALSSIVTIVQAMGTQKMAKEHAIIKNLAAVESLGSVSVICSDKTGTLTQNKMTVEDIYIGGKVLKPEELNLSNQLHRYLLYDVVLNNDASLSDGKKIGDPTESALLEMYRKVPGIDLGDGKLGLSESELREHLDRLEEVPFDSDRKLMSTKHLIHTVPTIFVKGAIDVLLKRCVNIRFGDDVRPMTEQDRKDILAQNNHFSENGLRVLAFAYKESDEELSTDSEKDLTFIGLVSEMDPPRKESVAAVARAKEAGIRTVMITGDHKVTAVAIAKKIGVFTDGDLALTGLELDALSDKELDQQIEKVAVYARVSPENKIRIVNAWQRKNHIVSMTGDGVNDAPALKKADVGVAMGITGTEVSKDAASMILTDDNFATIIKAVANGRTVYENIRNAIGYLLSGNLSAIITVLFASIAALPVPFVAVQLLFINLVTDSLPALAIGMEPGNPDILKRKPRDPKASLLDKKFVTQISIQGFLISLSVIAAFLLGLRDTPAIACTMAFSTLTFARLLHGFNCRSQHSIFKIGFKNNWYSLAAFALGTVLLALILFVPALHGLFAVQPLTAQEVWLIVILAIIPTILIQIVKVIRENRD
- a CDS encoding valine--tRNA ligase translates to MADLAPKYNPNEVEKGRYQEWLDEDLFKPSGDKKAHPYSIVIPPPNVTGKLHLGHAWDTAIQDTLIRFKRMQGYDTLYLPGMDHAGIATQAKVEAKLRTQGKDRHEMGREAFVKQVWDWKDEYASIIKSQWAKMGLSLDYSRERFTLDKGLSKAVRKVFVQLYNEGLIYRGEYIINWDPKLETALSDIEVIHKDDKGAFYHIKYPFADGSGFVEIATTRPETMFGDTAVAVAPGDERYKDIVGKELVLPLVGRHIPIIEDQHVDPEFGTGLVKITPAHDPNDFQVGNRHNLERINVMNDNGTMNEEAGKYAGMDRFEARDALVKDLKEEGFLIKVEPIVHSVGHSERSGVQVEPRLSKQWFVKMKPLAEKVLENQKTDDKVNFVPERFEHTLEQWMSDVHDWVISRQLWWGHRIPAWYNKKTGETYVGLEAPKDSENWEQDPDVLDTWFSSALWPFSTLGWPDENSEDFKRYFPTNTLVTGYDIIFFWVSRMIFQSLHFTGKRPFDDVVLHGLIRDPQGRKMSKSLGNGVDPMDVVDEYGADALRWFLLNGTAPGQDTRYDPKKMGAAWNFINKIWNASRFVIMNLPEDAKPAHMPDTSKFDLADSWIFDRLNHTVSEVTRLFDEYQFGEAGRELYNFIWNDFCDWYIEISKVALNGNDEELKTRKQENLIWILDQILRLLHPIMPFVTEKLWLSMPHDGKSIMVAKYPETHKEFENKEADSQMAFLIEVIKAVRNIRMEVNAPMSSPIDIMIQIDDDNNKAVLDNNAEYVENFLHPKALSVAADIEAPKLAKTAVIPGAQIFVPLTELVNVDEELAKMEKEEKRLEAEVERAEKKLSNQGFVAHAPEAVINKEKEKKADYESQLAGVRERMKELKESK
- a CDS encoding bifunctional folylpolyglutamate synthase/dihydrofolate synthase, coding for MKFTNVDQVIKRIYSLPKLHPKNDLSYIRRILKQLNNPQDSVKTIHVTGTNGKGSTSYYLSNLLQKAGQKTGLFVSPYIYEFNERIQLNGKNISNNDLIKTANEIEMAIEILKKDDPDFSLVTFEYEVALAFQFFAQENCDYAVIEVGIGGEHDKTNVIIPEVSVITTIGLDHEKIIGPTLKDIAKEKSGIIKSDRPVVLGNVPQDVLEILLNKAQSENSKSFLLGRDFQIKIMPDVIKYQDSKNIYNFALRPLVEAYDIGIAVQAIQLLQLDLDRKKIEEAINETRIPGRYDVIQTSPEIIVDGAHNLQAMENLLNLVRKKKKGQIYVLLGMMKDKDLGPVTKLFKDEKVTLTRIDYPRAARLEDFPKEAQKEFEYKENFEEAYTSLKNKLQADDMLLVTGSFYLVGAVLNYCKRGKDES